A stretch of the Vigna radiata var. radiata cultivar VC1973A chromosome 9, Vradiata_ver6, whole genome shotgun sequence genome encodes the following:
- the LOC106773540 gene encoding coatomer subunit zeta-2 → MASQGLCPLIKNILLLDSEGKRVAVKYYSDDWPTNNSKLAFEKFVFSKTVKTNARTEAEVTLLENNIIIYKFVQDLHFFVTGGDDENELILASVLQGFFDAVTLLLRSNVDKREALENLDLILLCLDEIVDGGMILETNGTLIAEKVTSHSLDADAPLSEQTLTQAWATAREHLTRTLLK, encoded by the exons ATGGCATCTCAA GGTTTGTGTCCTTTGATAAAGAATATTCTTCTTTTGGACTCTGAAGGGAAGCGTGTGGCAGTCAAGTATTACTCAGATGACTGGCCGACAAACAATTCAAAGTTAGCTTTTGAGAAGTTTGTATTTAGTAAGACTGTTAAGACAAATGCTCGTACCGAAG CTGAGGTAACACTACTTGAGAACAATatcattatttacaaatttgtaCAAGACTTGCATTTCTTTGTTACTGGTGGTGATGATGAAAATGAGCTCATTTTAGCATCGGTACTTCAAGGTTTCTTTGATGCAGTCACCCTTCTATTGAG GAGCAATGTTGACAAAAGAGAGGCACTTGAGAACTTGGATCTCATTCTGTTGTGTCTTGATGAGATTGTTGATGGAGG GATGATACTTGAAACAAATGGAACTCTTATTGCTGAAAAAGTGACCTCTCATAGCTTGGATGCTGATGCCCCCTTGTCAGAGCAG ACACTGACTCAAGCTTGGGCTACAGCCAGAGAACATTTGACAAGAACCCTTTTAAAATGA